A genomic segment from Lycium ferocissimum isolate CSIRO_LF1 unplaced genomic scaffold, AGI_CSIRO_Lferr_CH_V1 ctg3230, whole genome shotgun sequence encodes:
- the LOC132044008 gene encoding uncharacterized protein LOC132044008, with translation MMHSVGYIYTIFWFLIFVATGSASINSQYTAKSSLDSLLQEYAFKALAWPRTKSGTAYEGSVPFNLTGIRISALMLRRDSLKWRGYGYYHEFLIPTGITEEPYVTRIVLVYQNLGNWSSLYYPLPGYIYQTPVLGIFAYDAMDMCAKNKPELQIHALENPIDIRFSNVQPAPEGSLLKCVYFNSDNSIEFGNVTNGNICSTRKQGHFAIVAEVKVAPSPAPSADGNNNNQLSTEVWTISLGFLGFAFLGVLFVVAQKYILVERRPILEDSATIIVPLLGQLVRCQCQRKLLPHLCRRMIMRLDRYRRTTMCLRLISIFSQQCAYRGAIYLSSCII, from the coding sequence ATGATGCATTCAGTTGGTTATATTTACACGATTTTCtggtttcttatttttgttgCAACTGGATCTGCATCAATTAATTCACAATACACAGCAAAAAGCTCTCTTGATTCCTTACTTCAAGAATATGCTTTCAAGGCATTGGCATGGCCAAGAACAAAAAGTGGTACTGCATATGAAGGATCTGTTCCTTTCAATTTGACTGGGATTAGAATTTCAGCCTTGATGCTTAGAAGAGATAGCTTAAAATGGAGAGGCTATGGCtactatcatgaatttcttatcCCAACTGGGATCACTGAGGAGCCTTATGTAACAAGAATTGTTCTTGTCTACCAAAATCTTGGTAATTGGTCCTCACTTTATTATCCTTTGCCTGGTTACATTTATCAAACACCAGTTTTGGGTATTTTTGCTTATGATGCAATGGATATGTGTGCCAAAAATAAACCAGAATTGCAAATCCATGCATTGGAAAATCCTATAGATATCAGGTTCAGTAATGTGCAGCCTGCACCAGAGGGATCTTTGCTCAAGTGTGTTTATTTCAACTCGGATAATTCGATCGAATTTGGCAATGTGACAAATGGAAATATATGTTCAACTAGAAAACAAGGCCATTTTGCAATAGTTGCTGAGGTGAAAGTTGCTCCTAGTCCTGCTCCTTCTGCTGatggaaataataataatcaactCAGCACTGAAGTGTGGACTATTTCATTGGGATTTCTAGGTTTTGCGTTTTTGGGAGTATTATTTGTTGTTGCACAGAAGTATATATTAGTGGAAAGAAGACCGATTTTGGAAGATTCAGCAACAATAATTGTGCCATTACTGGGGCAGCTAGTGAGGTGCCAATGTCAGAGGAAACTCTTACCACATCTTTGCCGGAGAATGATTATGCGATTAGACCGTTACCGGAGAACGACTATGTGCCTCAGATTGATCAGCATCTTTAGTCAACAATGTGCTTATAGAGGTGCAATTTATTTATCATCTTgtatcatataa